A genomic segment from Cygnus atratus isolate AKBS03 ecotype Queensland, Australia chromosome Z, CAtr_DNAZoo_HiC_assembly, whole genome shotgun sequence encodes:
- the IL11RA gene encoding interleukin-11 receptor subunit alpha isoform X4, protein MLSEMAAGLDGPRVRAGTVRCGAEPSGWRQLGEPQMHSPTRGLGRVMVFLAAALASASLAVPEGWGEEGVQYGQVGTDVTLSCAGARAGSPVQWRREGATALPAGSAIHQGALVLPHASLAAAGTYSCHSEDGSLLHTVSLRLGYLPGVPFVSCRASDYENFSCSWTSSLETFLPTRYITTYRKKSLTGEEKRRNKSGHVGPCLQDPSRAGTCTVHRSEFWSSYRLNITEVNPLGSSFRLLDITMQAIIKPDPPEGLVVEPVPLAPRRLYVSWKYPASWPKEPHFQLRFRLQYRPVIHRSWSVVETVNLSEVITDAFAGLEHVVQVSAKDFLDAGNWSEWSAEARATPVRDPAATASEGTTTDASLESLAEEPSQAPNPEPIISCPRPQRPSGEDGHPGLPWDLRLLHPGCCSRHHHPHLAPNEEAQQGRDQTPQLLGCCHPLEGSAEDPNPAVSPIQPRSVHLLTTYGP, encoded by the exons ATGCACAGTCCCACCCGAGGCCTGGGCAGGGTGATGGTGTTCCTCGCAGCAGCCCTGGCGTCGGCTTCCCTCGCCGTCCCtgagggctggggagaggaag GTGTGCAGTACGGCCAGGTGGGGACGGACGTGACCCTGTCGTGCGCCGGTGCCCGCGCCGG ctcgcCGGTGCAATGGAGACGAGAGGGGGCCACGGCGCTGCCGGCGGGCTCGGCCATCCATCAGGGAGCCCTGGTGCTGCCGCAcgccagcctggctgctgcagggacctACAGCTGCCACAGCGAGGATGGCAGCCTCCTGCATACCGTGTCCCTGCGGCTGGGGT ACCTGCCGGGGGTCCCCTTTGTGTCCTGCAGAGCATCCGACTATGAGAACTTCTCCTGCTCCTGGACCTCCAGCCTGGAGACCTTCCTCCCCACCAGATACATCACCACCTATAG GAAGAAATCGCTGACGGGAGAAGAGAAGCGGAG GAACAAGAGCGGGCACGTGGGGCCATGCCTGCAGGATCCATCCCGTGCCGGTACCTGCACAGTGCACCGCTCGGAGTTCTGGAGCTCCTACCGGCTGAACATCACCGAGGTGAACCCACTGGGCTCCAGCTTCCGCCTCCTGGACATCACCATGCAGGCCATCA TTAAGCCGGACCCTCCAGAGGGCTTGGTGGTGGAGCCTGTCCCCCTGGCCCCGCGGCGGCTCTACGTGAGCTGGAAGTACCCCGCGTCCTGGCCCAAGGAGCCCCACTTCCAGCTCCGCTTTCGGCTCCAGTACCGCCCCGTCATCCACCGCTCCTGGTCTGTG GTGGAGACAGTGAACCTGTCCGAGGTAATCACGGACGCCTTCGCGGGGCTGGAGCACGTGGTGCAAGTGAGCGCGAAGGATTTCCTGGACGCGGGGAACTGGAGCGAGTGGAGCGCGGAGGCACGGGCCACCCCGGTCagag aCCCAGCCGCCACGGCAAGTGAAGGAACCACTACAGACGCCAGCCTGGAGAGCCTGGCGGAGGAGCCCTCGCAGGCTCCCAACCCTGAGCCCATCA TTTCCTGTCCCAGACCGCAGCGACCCTCTGGAGAAGATGGCCATCCTGGTCTCCCTTGGGATCTTCGCCTTCTTCATCCTGGCTGCTGTTCTCGTCATCACCATCCTCATCTG GCTCCGAATGAGGAAGCACAGCAAGGACGAGACCAAACCCCACAACTTCTTGGTTGCTGCCACCCACTTGAAGGCTCTGCCGA ggacCCAAATCCTGCCGTGAGCCCCATCCAACCCCGCTCCGTGCACCTGCTCACCACGTACGGACCGTGA
- the IL11RA gene encoding interleukin-11 receptor subunit alpha isoform X7, translating to MHPYWQGCKEPQGRMHSPTRGLGRVMVFLAAALASASLAVPEGWGEEGVQYGQVGTDVTLSCAGARAGSPVQWRREGATALPAGSAIHQGALVLPHASLAAAGTYSCHSEDGSLLHTVSLRLGYLPGVPFVSCRASDYENFSCSWTSSLETFLPTRYITTYRKKSLTGEEKRRNKSGHVGPCLQDPSRAGTCTVHRSEFWSSYRLNITEVNPLGSSFRLLDITMQAIIKPDPPEGLVVEPVPLAPRRLYVSWKYPASWPKEPHFQLRFRLQYRPVIHRSWSVVETVNLSEVITDAFAGLEHVVQVSAKDFLDAGNWSEWSAEARATPVRDPAATASEGTTTDASLESLAEEPSQAPNPEPIISCPRPQRPSGEDGHPGLPWDLRLLHPGCCSRHHHPHLAPNEEAQQGRDQTPQLLGCCHPLEGSAEDPNPAVSPIQPRSVHLLTTYGP from the exons ATGCACAGTCCCACCCGAGGCCTGGGCAGGGTGATGGTGTTCCTCGCAGCAGCCCTGGCGTCGGCTTCCCTCGCCGTCCCtgagggctggggagaggaag GTGTGCAGTACGGCCAGGTGGGGACGGACGTGACCCTGTCGTGCGCCGGTGCCCGCGCCGG ctcgcCGGTGCAATGGAGACGAGAGGGGGCCACGGCGCTGCCGGCGGGCTCGGCCATCCATCAGGGAGCCCTGGTGCTGCCGCAcgccagcctggctgctgcagggacctACAGCTGCCACAGCGAGGATGGCAGCCTCCTGCATACCGTGTCCCTGCGGCTGGGGT ACCTGCCGGGGGTCCCCTTTGTGTCCTGCAGAGCATCCGACTATGAGAACTTCTCCTGCTCCTGGACCTCCAGCCTGGAGACCTTCCTCCCCACCAGATACATCACCACCTATAG GAAGAAATCGCTGACGGGAGAAGAGAAGCGGAG GAACAAGAGCGGGCACGTGGGGCCATGCCTGCAGGATCCATCCCGTGCCGGTACCTGCACAGTGCACCGCTCGGAGTTCTGGAGCTCCTACCGGCTGAACATCACCGAGGTGAACCCACTGGGCTCCAGCTTCCGCCTCCTGGACATCACCATGCAGGCCATCA TTAAGCCGGACCCTCCAGAGGGCTTGGTGGTGGAGCCTGTCCCCCTGGCCCCGCGGCGGCTCTACGTGAGCTGGAAGTACCCCGCGTCCTGGCCCAAGGAGCCCCACTTCCAGCTCCGCTTTCGGCTCCAGTACCGCCCCGTCATCCACCGCTCCTGGTCTGTG GTGGAGACAGTGAACCTGTCCGAGGTAATCACGGACGCCTTCGCGGGGCTGGAGCACGTGGTGCAAGTGAGCGCGAAGGATTTCCTGGACGCGGGGAACTGGAGCGAGTGGAGCGCGGAGGCACGGGCCACCCCGGTCagag aCCCAGCCGCCACGGCAAGTGAAGGAACCACTACAGACGCCAGCCTGGAGAGCCTGGCGGAGGAGCCCTCGCAGGCTCCCAACCCTGAGCCCATCA TTTCCTGTCCCAGACCGCAGCGACCCTCTGGAGAAGATGGCCATCCTGGTCTCCCTTGGGATCTTCGCCTTCTTCATCCTGGCTGCTGTTCTCGTCATCACCATCCTCATCTG GCTCCGAATGAGGAAGCACAGCAAGGACGAGACCAAACCCCACAACTTCTTGGTTGCTGCCACCCACTTGAAGGCTCTGCCGA ggacCCAAATCCTGCCGTGAGCCCCATCCAACCCCGCTCCGTGCACCTGCTCACCACGTACGGACCGTGA
- the IL11RA gene encoding interleukin-11 receptor subunit alpha isoform X9, whose protein sequence is MHSPTRGLGRVMVFLAAALASASLAVPEGWGEEGVQYGQVGTDVTLSCAGARAGSPVQWRREGATALPAGSAIHQGALVLPHASLAAAGTYSCHSEDGSLLHTVSLRLGYLPGVPFVSCRASDYENFSCSWTSSLETFLPTRYITTYRKKSLTGEEKRRNKSGHVGPCLQDPSRAGTCTVHRSEFWSSYRLNITEVNPLGSSFRLLDITMQAIIKPDPPEGLVVEPVPLAPRRLYVSWKYPASWPKEPHFQLRFRLQYRPVIHRSWSVVETVNLSEVITDAFAGLEHVVQVSAKDFLDAGNWSEWSAEARATPVRDPAATASEGTTTDASLESLAEEPSQAPNPEPINRSDPLEKMAILVSLGIFAFFILAAVLVITILIWLRMRKHSKDETKPHNFLVAATHLKALPRTQILP, encoded by the exons ATGCACAGTCCCACCCGAGGCCTGGGCAGGGTGATGGTGTTCCTCGCAGCAGCCCTGGCGTCGGCTTCCCTCGCCGTCCCtgagggctggggagaggaag GTGTGCAGTACGGCCAGGTGGGGACGGACGTGACCCTGTCGTGCGCCGGTGCCCGCGCCGG ctcgcCGGTGCAATGGAGACGAGAGGGGGCCACGGCGCTGCCGGCGGGCTCGGCCATCCATCAGGGAGCCCTGGTGCTGCCGCAcgccagcctggctgctgcagggacctACAGCTGCCACAGCGAGGATGGCAGCCTCCTGCATACCGTGTCCCTGCGGCTGGGGT ACCTGCCGGGGGTCCCCTTTGTGTCCTGCAGAGCATCCGACTATGAGAACTTCTCCTGCTCCTGGACCTCCAGCCTGGAGACCTTCCTCCCCACCAGATACATCACCACCTATAG GAAGAAATCGCTGACGGGAGAAGAGAAGCGGAG GAACAAGAGCGGGCACGTGGGGCCATGCCTGCAGGATCCATCCCGTGCCGGTACCTGCACAGTGCACCGCTCGGAGTTCTGGAGCTCCTACCGGCTGAACATCACCGAGGTGAACCCACTGGGCTCCAGCTTCCGCCTCCTGGACATCACCATGCAGGCCATCA TTAAGCCGGACCCTCCAGAGGGCTTGGTGGTGGAGCCTGTCCCCCTGGCCCCGCGGCGGCTCTACGTGAGCTGGAAGTACCCCGCGTCCTGGCCCAAGGAGCCCCACTTCCAGCTCCGCTTTCGGCTCCAGTACCGCCCCGTCATCCACCGCTCCTGGTCTGTG GTGGAGACAGTGAACCTGTCCGAGGTAATCACGGACGCCTTCGCGGGGCTGGAGCACGTGGTGCAAGTGAGCGCGAAGGATTTCCTGGACGCGGGGAACTGGAGCGAGTGGAGCGCGGAGGCACGGGCCACCCCGGTCagag aCCCAGCCGCCACGGCAAGTGAAGGAACCACTACAGACGCCAGCCTGGAGAGCCTGGCGGAGGAGCCCTCGCAGGCTCCCAACCCTGAGCCCATCA ACCGCAGCGACCCTCTGGAGAAGATGGCCATCCTGGTCTCCCTTGGGATCTTCGCCTTCTTCATCCTGGCTGCTGTTCTCGTCATCACCATCCTCATCTG GCTCCGAATGAGGAAGCACAGCAAGGACGAGACCAAACCCCACAACTTCTTGGTTGCTGCCACCCACTTGAAGGCTCTGCCGA ggacCCAAATCCTGCCGTGA
- the IL11RA gene encoding interleukin-11 receptor subunit alpha isoform X5: MRARQLLPRGRALVQNTAPSSLMHSPTRGLGRVMVFLAAALASASLAVPEGWGEEGVQYGQVGTDVTLSCAGARAGSPVQWRREGATALPAGSAIHQGALVLPHASLAAAGTYSCHSEDGSLLHTVSLRLGYLPGVPFVSCRASDYENFSCSWTSSLETFLPTRYITTYRKKSLTGEEKRRNKSGHVGPCLQDPSRAGTCTVHRSEFWSSYRLNITEVNPLGSSFRLLDITMQAIIKPDPPEGLVVEPVPLAPRRLYVSWKYPASWPKEPHFQLRFRLQYRPVIHRSWSVVETVNLSEVITDAFAGLEHVVQVSAKDFLDAGNWSEWSAEARATPVRDPAATASEGTTTDASLESLAEEPSQAPNPEPIISCPRPQRPSGEDGHPGLPWDLRLLHPGCCSRHHHPHLAPNEEAQQGRDQTPQLLGCCHPLEGSAEDPNPAVSPIQPRSVHLLTTYGP; the protein is encoded by the exons ATGCACAGTCCCACCCGAGGCCTGGGCAGGGTGATGGTGTTCCTCGCAGCAGCCCTGGCGTCGGCTTCCCTCGCCGTCCCtgagggctggggagaggaag GTGTGCAGTACGGCCAGGTGGGGACGGACGTGACCCTGTCGTGCGCCGGTGCCCGCGCCGG ctcgcCGGTGCAATGGAGACGAGAGGGGGCCACGGCGCTGCCGGCGGGCTCGGCCATCCATCAGGGAGCCCTGGTGCTGCCGCAcgccagcctggctgctgcagggacctACAGCTGCCACAGCGAGGATGGCAGCCTCCTGCATACCGTGTCCCTGCGGCTGGGGT ACCTGCCGGGGGTCCCCTTTGTGTCCTGCAGAGCATCCGACTATGAGAACTTCTCCTGCTCCTGGACCTCCAGCCTGGAGACCTTCCTCCCCACCAGATACATCACCACCTATAG GAAGAAATCGCTGACGGGAGAAGAGAAGCGGAG GAACAAGAGCGGGCACGTGGGGCCATGCCTGCAGGATCCATCCCGTGCCGGTACCTGCACAGTGCACCGCTCGGAGTTCTGGAGCTCCTACCGGCTGAACATCACCGAGGTGAACCCACTGGGCTCCAGCTTCCGCCTCCTGGACATCACCATGCAGGCCATCA TTAAGCCGGACCCTCCAGAGGGCTTGGTGGTGGAGCCTGTCCCCCTGGCCCCGCGGCGGCTCTACGTGAGCTGGAAGTACCCCGCGTCCTGGCCCAAGGAGCCCCACTTCCAGCTCCGCTTTCGGCTCCAGTACCGCCCCGTCATCCACCGCTCCTGGTCTGTG GTGGAGACAGTGAACCTGTCCGAGGTAATCACGGACGCCTTCGCGGGGCTGGAGCACGTGGTGCAAGTGAGCGCGAAGGATTTCCTGGACGCGGGGAACTGGAGCGAGTGGAGCGCGGAGGCACGGGCCACCCCGGTCagag aCCCAGCCGCCACGGCAAGTGAAGGAACCACTACAGACGCCAGCCTGGAGAGCCTGGCGGAGGAGCCCTCGCAGGCTCCCAACCCTGAGCCCATCA TTTCCTGTCCCAGACCGCAGCGACCCTCTGGAGAAGATGGCCATCCTGGTCTCCCTTGGGATCTTCGCCTTCTTCATCCTGGCTGCTGTTCTCGTCATCACCATCCTCATCTG GCTCCGAATGAGGAAGCACAGCAAGGACGAGACCAAACCCCACAACTTCTTGGTTGCTGCCACCCACTTGAAGGCTCTGCCGA ggacCCAAATCCTGCCGTGAGCCCCATCCAACCCCGCTCCGTGCACCTGCTCACCACGTACGGACCGTGA
- the IL11RA gene encoding interleukin-11 receptor subunit alpha isoform X6 → MNDSQRRESPCRLQLGSSAGSLLWLQGLSEAAASPSLQMHSPTRGLGRVMVFLAAALASASLAVPEGWGEEGVQYGQVGTDVTLSCAGARAGSPVQWRREGATALPAGSAIHQGALVLPHASLAAAGTYSCHSEDGSLLHTVSLRLGYLPGVPFVSCRASDYENFSCSWTSSLETFLPTRYITTYRKKSLTGEEKRRNKSGHVGPCLQDPSRAGTCTVHRSEFWSSYRLNITEVNPLGSSFRLLDITMQAIIKPDPPEGLVVEPVPLAPRRLYVSWKYPASWPKEPHFQLRFRLQYRPVIHRSWSVVETVNLSEVITDAFAGLEHVVQVSAKDFLDAGNWSEWSAEARATPVRDPAATASEGTTTDASLESLAEEPSQAPNPEPINRSDPLEKMAILVSLGIFAFFILAAVLVITILIWLRMRKHSKDETKPHNFLVAATHLKALPRTQILP, encoded by the exons ATGCACAGTCCCACCCGAGGCCTGGGCAGGGTGATGGTGTTCCTCGCAGCAGCCCTGGCGTCGGCTTCCCTCGCCGTCCCtgagggctggggagaggaag GTGTGCAGTACGGCCAGGTGGGGACGGACGTGACCCTGTCGTGCGCCGGTGCCCGCGCCGG ctcgcCGGTGCAATGGAGACGAGAGGGGGCCACGGCGCTGCCGGCGGGCTCGGCCATCCATCAGGGAGCCCTGGTGCTGCCGCAcgccagcctggctgctgcagggacctACAGCTGCCACAGCGAGGATGGCAGCCTCCTGCATACCGTGTCCCTGCGGCTGGGGT ACCTGCCGGGGGTCCCCTTTGTGTCCTGCAGAGCATCCGACTATGAGAACTTCTCCTGCTCCTGGACCTCCAGCCTGGAGACCTTCCTCCCCACCAGATACATCACCACCTATAG GAAGAAATCGCTGACGGGAGAAGAGAAGCGGAG GAACAAGAGCGGGCACGTGGGGCCATGCCTGCAGGATCCATCCCGTGCCGGTACCTGCACAGTGCACCGCTCGGAGTTCTGGAGCTCCTACCGGCTGAACATCACCGAGGTGAACCCACTGGGCTCCAGCTTCCGCCTCCTGGACATCACCATGCAGGCCATCA TTAAGCCGGACCCTCCAGAGGGCTTGGTGGTGGAGCCTGTCCCCCTGGCCCCGCGGCGGCTCTACGTGAGCTGGAAGTACCCCGCGTCCTGGCCCAAGGAGCCCCACTTCCAGCTCCGCTTTCGGCTCCAGTACCGCCCCGTCATCCACCGCTCCTGGTCTGTG GTGGAGACAGTGAACCTGTCCGAGGTAATCACGGACGCCTTCGCGGGGCTGGAGCACGTGGTGCAAGTGAGCGCGAAGGATTTCCTGGACGCGGGGAACTGGAGCGAGTGGAGCGCGGAGGCACGGGCCACCCCGGTCagag aCCCAGCCGCCACGGCAAGTGAAGGAACCACTACAGACGCCAGCCTGGAGAGCCTGGCGGAGGAGCCCTCGCAGGCTCCCAACCCTGAGCCCATCA ACCGCAGCGACCCTCTGGAGAAGATGGCCATCCTGGTCTCCCTTGGGATCTTCGCCTTCTTCATCCTGGCTGCTGTTCTCGTCATCACCATCCTCATCTG GCTCCGAATGAGGAAGCACAGCAAGGACGAGACCAAACCCCACAACTTCTTGGTTGCTGCCACCCACTTGAAGGCTCTGCCGA ggacCCAAATCCTGCCGTGA
- the IL11RA gene encoding interleukin-11 receptor subunit alpha isoform X3: MNDSQRRESPCRLQLGSSAGSLLWLQGLSEAAASPSLQMHSPTRGLGRVMVFLAAALASASLAVPEGWGEEGVQYGQVGTDVTLSCAGARAGSPVQWRREGATALPAGSAIHQGALVLPHASLAAAGTYSCHSEDGSLLHTVSLRLGYLPGVPFVSCRASDYENFSCSWTSSLETFLPTRYITTYRKKSLTGEEKRRNKSGHVGPCLQDPSRAGTCTVHRSEFWSSYRLNITEVNPLGSSFRLLDITMQAIIKPDPPEGLVVEPVPLAPRRLYVSWKYPASWPKEPHFQLRFRLQYRPVIHRSWSVVETVNLSEVITDAFAGLEHVVQVSAKDFLDAGNWSEWSAEARATPVRDPAATASEGTTTDASLESLAEEPSQAPNPEPIISCPRPQRPSGEDGHPGLPWDLRLLHPGCCSRHHHPHLAPNEEAQQGRDQTPQLLGCCHPLEGSAEDPNPAVSPIQPRSVHLLTTYGP; this comes from the exons ATGCACAGTCCCACCCGAGGCCTGGGCAGGGTGATGGTGTTCCTCGCAGCAGCCCTGGCGTCGGCTTCCCTCGCCGTCCCtgagggctggggagaggaag GTGTGCAGTACGGCCAGGTGGGGACGGACGTGACCCTGTCGTGCGCCGGTGCCCGCGCCGG ctcgcCGGTGCAATGGAGACGAGAGGGGGCCACGGCGCTGCCGGCGGGCTCGGCCATCCATCAGGGAGCCCTGGTGCTGCCGCAcgccagcctggctgctgcagggacctACAGCTGCCACAGCGAGGATGGCAGCCTCCTGCATACCGTGTCCCTGCGGCTGGGGT ACCTGCCGGGGGTCCCCTTTGTGTCCTGCAGAGCATCCGACTATGAGAACTTCTCCTGCTCCTGGACCTCCAGCCTGGAGACCTTCCTCCCCACCAGATACATCACCACCTATAG GAAGAAATCGCTGACGGGAGAAGAGAAGCGGAG GAACAAGAGCGGGCACGTGGGGCCATGCCTGCAGGATCCATCCCGTGCCGGTACCTGCACAGTGCACCGCTCGGAGTTCTGGAGCTCCTACCGGCTGAACATCACCGAGGTGAACCCACTGGGCTCCAGCTTCCGCCTCCTGGACATCACCATGCAGGCCATCA TTAAGCCGGACCCTCCAGAGGGCTTGGTGGTGGAGCCTGTCCCCCTGGCCCCGCGGCGGCTCTACGTGAGCTGGAAGTACCCCGCGTCCTGGCCCAAGGAGCCCCACTTCCAGCTCCGCTTTCGGCTCCAGTACCGCCCCGTCATCCACCGCTCCTGGTCTGTG GTGGAGACAGTGAACCTGTCCGAGGTAATCACGGACGCCTTCGCGGGGCTGGAGCACGTGGTGCAAGTGAGCGCGAAGGATTTCCTGGACGCGGGGAACTGGAGCGAGTGGAGCGCGGAGGCACGGGCCACCCCGGTCagag aCCCAGCCGCCACGGCAAGTGAAGGAACCACTACAGACGCCAGCCTGGAGAGCCTGGCGGAGGAGCCCTCGCAGGCTCCCAACCCTGAGCCCATCA TTTCCTGTCCCAGACCGCAGCGACCCTCTGGAGAAGATGGCCATCCTGGTCTCCCTTGGGATCTTCGCCTTCTTCATCCTGGCTGCTGTTCTCGTCATCACCATCCTCATCTG GCTCCGAATGAGGAAGCACAGCAAGGACGAGACCAAACCCCACAACTTCTTGGTTGCTGCCACCCACTTGAAGGCTCTGCCGA ggacCCAAATCCTGCCGTGAGCCCCATCCAACCCCGCTCCGTGCACCTGCTCACCACGTACGGACCGTGA
- the IL11RA gene encoding interleukin-11 receptor subunit alpha isoform X8 encodes MLSEMAAGLDGPRVRAGTVRCGAEPSGWRQLGEPQMHSPTRGLGRVMVFLAAALASASLAVPEGWGEEGVQYGQVGTDVTLSCAGARAGSPVQWRREGATALPAGSAIHQGALVLPHASLAAAGTYSCHSEDGSLLHTVSLRLGYLPGVPFVSCRASDYENFSCSWTSSLETFLPTRYITTYRKKSLTGEEKRRNKSGHVGPCLQDPSRAGTCTVHRSEFWSSYRLNITEVNPLGSSFRLLDITMQAIIKPDPPEGLVVEPVPLAPRRLYVSWKYPASWPKEPHFQLRFRLQYRPVIHRSWSVVETVNLSEVITDAFAGLEHVVQVSAKDFLDAGNWSEWSAEARATPVRDPAATASEGTTTDASLESLAEEPSQAPNPEPINRSDPLEKMAILVSLGIFAFFILAAVLVITILIWLRMRKHSKDETKPHNFLVAATHLKALPRTQILP; translated from the exons ATGCACAGTCCCACCCGAGGCCTGGGCAGGGTGATGGTGTTCCTCGCAGCAGCCCTGGCGTCGGCTTCCCTCGCCGTCCCtgagggctggggagaggaag GTGTGCAGTACGGCCAGGTGGGGACGGACGTGACCCTGTCGTGCGCCGGTGCCCGCGCCGG ctcgcCGGTGCAATGGAGACGAGAGGGGGCCACGGCGCTGCCGGCGGGCTCGGCCATCCATCAGGGAGCCCTGGTGCTGCCGCAcgccagcctggctgctgcagggacctACAGCTGCCACAGCGAGGATGGCAGCCTCCTGCATACCGTGTCCCTGCGGCTGGGGT ACCTGCCGGGGGTCCCCTTTGTGTCCTGCAGAGCATCCGACTATGAGAACTTCTCCTGCTCCTGGACCTCCAGCCTGGAGACCTTCCTCCCCACCAGATACATCACCACCTATAG GAAGAAATCGCTGACGGGAGAAGAGAAGCGGAG GAACAAGAGCGGGCACGTGGGGCCATGCCTGCAGGATCCATCCCGTGCCGGTACCTGCACAGTGCACCGCTCGGAGTTCTGGAGCTCCTACCGGCTGAACATCACCGAGGTGAACCCACTGGGCTCCAGCTTCCGCCTCCTGGACATCACCATGCAGGCCATCA TTAAGCCGGACCCTCCAGAGGGCTTGGTGGTGGAGCCTGTCCCCCTGGCCCCGCGGCGGCTCTACGTGAGCTGGAAGTACCCCGCGTCCTGGCCCAAGGAGCCCCACTTCCAGCTCCGCTTTCGGCTCCAGTACCGCCCCGTCATCCACCGCTCCTGGTCTGTG GTGGAGACAGTGAACCTGTCCGAGGTAATCACGGACGCCTTCGCGGGGCTGGAGCACGTGGTGCAAGTGAGCGCGAAGGATTTCCTGGACGCGGGGAACTGGAGCGAGTGGAGCGCGGAGGCACGGGCCACCCCGGTCagag aCCCAGCCGCCACGGCAAGTGAAGGAACCACTACAGACGCCAGCCTGGAGAGCCTGGCGGAGGAGCCCTCGCAGGCTCCCAACCCTGAGCCCATCA ACCGCAGCGACCCTCTGGAGAAGATGGCCATCCTGGTCTCCCTTGGGATCTTCGCCTTCTTCATCCTGGCTGCTGTTCTCGTCATCACCATCCTCATCTG GCTCCGAATGAGGAAGCACAGCAAGGACGAGACCAAACCCCACAACTTCTTGGTTGCTGCCACCCACTTGAAGGCTCTGCCGA ggacCCAAATCCTGCCGTGA